One genomic window of Corynebacterium sp. sy039 includes the following:
- a CDS encoding sodium:proton antiporter — protein MEVLIGLITLLFSTVIMIAIGDKFRLPWPVLLTVVIALGIFIPWMPQVEIPAELMLPIFIPPLLWALARRTSWSSIRNNWRFILLLSILLTIISAITIGFTAYLLVPSLSIAGAFIIGAAISPPDPVAVDAVAEPAGVPRRLTNALETEGLFNDAASIVVFNLALHALTMGEKITWYKALFTFFYSAVIAIMLGIAIGRISAYITNWSTNSSARNALTWIIPFTTYIAAEELHASGVIAIVIAAIEFNSRVQIEAEDRLSGAAFWEVVELLFTGVAFGLIGLTVRGAVEAVGTDLWHAVWLGAVLSLVAFLVRGLWLYVIYRQNIRRNARTGAPLRLQEVLLLTWGGMRGLVTLALVLSVPSTAGFTLYNELSVIALVVLFLTMVIPGLTLPLLTKKLNLNAGPDPFGDKARELLVKRARKAAIESMKTHSDDISEEMMSVIRERVLENSTMELEEFQELSAEERAEKIKQVGVVMNSIHLEALRAAEQELLQARRERHIDPVIVDDVLKEIDAQIIVTEKRVRA, from the coding sequence GTGGAAGTGCTCATCGGGTTGATAACACTGCTTTTTTCTACAGTGATTATGATTGCTATCGGTGATAAATTCCGCCTGCCTTGGCCAGTTTTACTCACAGTTGTGATTGCTTTGGGCATTTTCATTCCTTGGATGCCGCAGGTAGAAATACCAGCAGAGTTGATGCTCCCAATTTTCATTCCGCCATTGCTATGGGCGTTGGCTCGACGGACGAGTTGGTCTTCAATTAGAAATAATTGGCGTTTTATTTTATTGTTATCAATTCTGCTCACCATTATTAGCGCGATCACCATTGGGTTTACGGCTTATCTTCTTGTTCCTTCATTGAGTATTGCTGGTGCTTTTATCATTGGTGCGGCGATTTCTCCGCCAGATCCAGTTGCTGTCGATGCGGTTGCAGAGCCTGCCGGCGTGCCACGACGCTTAACTAATGCTTTAGAAACTGAAGGTTTATTTAACGATGCTGCGTCCATCGTGGTATTTAACCTTGCGCTTCACGCATTAACCATGGGTGAGAAAATAACCTGGTACAAAGCACTTTTCACCTTTTTCTATTCCGCGGTGATCGCTATTATGCTCGGCATTGCCATTGGAAGAATTAGTGCATATATCACTAACTGGTCTACAAATTCTTCTGCTCGCAATGCTCTTACCTGGATTATCCCGTTTACTACTTATATAGCAGCAGAAGAATTACACGCATCCGGTGTTATTGCAATTGTCATAGCGGCGATTGAATTTAATTCTCGCGTGCAAATTGAAGCAGAGGACAGGCTTTCAGGTGCTGCGTTTTGGGAAGTAGTAGAGTTGCTCTTTACTGGTGTTGCTTTCGGGCTTATTGGTTTGACTGTGCGTGGTGCAGTTGAAGCGGTAGGAACAGATTTATGGCATGCGGTTTGGCTTGGTGCCGTACTTTCTTTGGTAGCTTTTCTGGTGCGTGGGTTATGGCTCTATGTCATTTATCGACAAAACATTCGACGTAATGCTCGTACAGGAGCTCCGCTACGACTCCAAGAGGTGCTTTTGCTGACCTGGGGTGGTATGCGTGGCCTGGTTACATTGGCGCTGGTACTTTCTGTGCCTTCTACTGCGGGTTTTACACTTTATAACGAGTTAAGTGTTATTGCTTTGGTCGTGCTGTTTTTAACAATGGTAATTCCAGGACTGACCTTACCGCTGTTAACCAAAAAACTTAATCTCAATGCTGGCCCTGATCCCTTTGGTGATAAAGCCCGTGAGCTTTTAGTTAAACGGGCGCGTAAAGCAGCAATCGAAAGCATGAAGACTCACTCTGATGATATTTCTGAAGAGATGATGAGCGTTATTCGCGAACGAGTCCTTGAAAACTCGACCATGGAACTTGAGGAGTTCCAAGAGCTCAGTGCTGAAGAACGAGCAGAAAAAATAAAACAGGTTGGTGTTGTGATGAATAGTATCCACTTGGAGGCATTACGTGCTGCAGAACAGGAATTATTGCAGGCGCGTCGTGAGCGGCATATTGATCCAGTAATTGTTGATGATGTGCTAAAAGAAATTGATGCTCAAATCATCGTGACTGAAAAACGTGTTCGAGCATAG
- the scpB gene encoding SMC-Scp complex subunit ScpB — MQEISVLRSQVESILLVVDTPVSSQDIARVTNSEEASVRAVLKEIQEELVHRGSGIDLRFSDEGWRFYTLQKNSEVVEKFLLDGTHTKLSRAALETLAVIAYRQPATRAQVAAIRGVNVDGVIRTLQLRGLIREADIPEETHGAHYYVTTELFLEQLGIDSLDRLPDLAPLLPDIDGIDEQL; from the coding sequence ATGCAAGAAATATCAGTGTTAAGATCACAGGTTGAGTCCATCTTACTTGTTGTTGATACTCCAGTGAGTAGCCAAGACATTGCACGAGTGACTAATAGTGAAGAAGCATCAGTGCGTGCTGTGTTAAAAGAGATACAAGAAGAGCTAGTGCACCGTGGTAGCGGCATTGATTTGCGTTTTAGTGATGAAGGTTGGCGATTCTACACGTTGCAAAAGAATTCAGAAGTGGTAGAGAAGTTTTTGCTGGATGGCACTCACACTAAATTATCCCGTGCTGCTCTGGAAACTCTTGCCGTTATTGCTTATCGACAACCAGCCACGAGGGCGCAAGTAGCTGCTATTCGAGGGGTAAATGTTGATGGTGTTATCCGTACTTTGCAGCTGCGTGGTTTAATTCGAGAAGCTGATATCCCTGAGGAAACACATGGTGCTCATTATTATGTCACCACTGAACTTTTCCTGGAACAATTGGGTATTGATTCCTTGGATCGTCTTCCTGATTTAGCACCATTATTACCTGATATTGATGGAATTGATGAGCAGCTGTAG
- a CDS encoding pseudouridine synthase has protein sequence MQDLIISHAKPAKKQHVKRSELQSGSEHSSEGIRLQKVLAQAGVASRRHAEILIDAGRVEVNGNIVMKQGMRVHPNVDVIRVDGVRVNVNEEHRYFILNKPRGLHSTMHDEMGRPCIGDLVGERISAGQRLFHVGRLDADTEGLILLTNDGELANRLMHPRYKISKTYLATVQGEADRSLLTTLRKGVELDDGVAQADYAQIIDTHQGKSLIRVELHEGRKHIVRRMLKECGYPVLRLVRTKLHTVQLGEQTPGAFRALNNAELTSLYKAVDM, from the coding sequence GTGCAGGATCTCATCATTTCTCATGCAAAACCTGCAAAGAAGCAGCACGTAAAGCGCAGTGAGCTGCAATCTGGATCTGAACATTCTTCAGAGGGTATTCGCTTACAAAAAGTATTGGCGCAGGCAGGTGTAGCCTCAAGGCGTCATGCTGAGATTCTTATTGATGCTGGTCGTGTCGAGGTCAATGGAAACATTGTGATGAAACAAGGGATGCGGGTGCATCCAAATGTTGATGTCATTCGTGTTGATGGTGTGCGTGTCAATGTTAATGAGGAACATCGCTATTTTATCCTCAATAAACCTCGTGGATTGCACTCAACGATGCACGATGAAATGGGGCGTCCTTGTATTGGCGATCTCGTCGGAGAGCGCATAAGTGCAGGGCAGCGTCTATTCCATGTGGGGCGTCTGGATGCAGATACAGAGGGGCTCATTCTTTTGACTAATGATGGTGAGTTAGCGAACCGACTCATGCACCCACGTTATAAGATCTCAAAAACATATCTTGCCACTGTTCAAGGTGAAGCAGATCGTTCTTTGCTGACGACCTTGCGTAAAGGAGTGGAATTAGATGATGGTGTGGCACAGGCAGATTATGCACAAATCATTGATACTCACCAAGGTAAATCGTTGATTCGTGTGGAATTGCATGAAGGGCGTAAACATATTGTTCGTCGTATGCTCAAAGAATGTGGTTATCCAGTTTTGCGCCTGGTACGTACTAAACTGCATACTGTTCAGCTAGGAGAACAGACACCTGGTGCATTCCGTGCCTTGAATAACGCGGAGCTTACCAGTCTTTATAAAGCGGTGGATATGTGA
- the cmk gene encoding (d)CMP kinase, whose translation MSLITNTGEHGLLVAVDGPAGAGKSTVCRAVAKRLEAKYLDTGAMYRVATLYVLQQGVALADTQKVIELTHTLPLTINDDPYSREVLLDGHDVSELIRTPEINKNVSAVSAIAQVRTNLVHKQRELAKEAGRCILDGRDIGTHVLPDAPAKFFLTASPEVRAQRRYEQERAQGIETDYALVLADVLRRDELDTNRAISPLRPAQDAIIVDSSALSLEQVIDTLITLIEKQAGRTTHE comes from the coding sequence ATGAGCTTGATAACCAATACTGGAGAACACGGTCTTCTCGTAGCTGTGGATGGTCCGGCAGGAGCTGGAAAATCCACTGTTTGTCGGGCTGTTGCTAAAAGACTCGAGGCAAAATATCTCGATACAGGAGCAATGTATCGGGTGGCTACTTTGTATGTGCTGCAACAAGGTGTTGCCCTCGCTGATACCCAAAAAGTTATTGAATTAACGCATACTCTTCCGCTAACAATTAATGATGATCCTTACTCACGGGAAGTGTTATTGGACGGACACGATGTATCTGAGTTGATTCGTACCCCGGAGATCAATAAGAATGTTTCGGCAGTTTCTGCCATTGCCCAAGTGCGCACTAATCTGGTACATAAGCAACGTGAACTAGCGAAAGAAGCTGGTAGATGCATTCTCGACGGTCGAGATATTGGTACCCATGTGTTACCAGATGCACCGGCTAAATTCTTTTTGACTGCCTCGCCAGAGGTTCGAGCTCAACGACGCTATGAGCAAGAGCGTGCACAAGGAATAGAGACTGATTATGCTCTTGTTCTCGCTGATGTGCTTCGTCGTGATGAGTTAGATACCAATCGAGCAATTTCACCTTTACGTCCAGCACAGGATGCGATTATCGTCGATAGCTCGGCGCTTAGCTTAGAACAAGTGATAGATACCTTAATTACTTTGATTGAAAAACAAGCAGGGAGGACAACTCATGAGTGA
- the der gene encoding ribosome biogenesis GTPase Der, which produces MSDEHMSDEFFNDIDEFGEHEDTDVTFEYVDDDFASLDFGEEYTEEQWEDLERAFGVSPQQHLEENLCTVAIVGRPNVGKSTLVNRFIGRREAVVEDFPGVTRDRISYLSDWGGRRFWVQDTGGWDPNAKGIHGAIARQAEVAMDTADVIVMVVDTKVGITETDAVMARNLQRSQVPVILVANKFDSETLYGDMAEFYALGLGDPWPVSALHGRGGADVLEEVLRLFPEQPRQTSIVEGPRRVALVGKPNVGKSSLLNKITGENRSVVDNVAGTTVDPVDSLVQLEQNLWKFIDTAGLRKKVKNAQGHEYYASLRTRGVIDAAEVCIFMIDSSEPVSEQDQRVLGMILEAGKALVLVFNKWDLMDEDRRWELDREIDQQLKHIPWVKRVNISAKTGRALQKLEPYMIEALENWDKRVTTGQLNNWLRATIAQNPPPMKSGRVPRVLFATQASTRPPVIVLFTTGFLDAGYRRFLERKFRETFGFEGTPVKIAVRVRERRSKK; this is translated from the coding sequence ATGAGTGATGAGCATATGTCTGATGAGTTTTTTAATGACATCGATGAGTTCGGTGAACACGAAGACACCGATGTCACTTTTGAGTATGTCGATGATGACTTTGCTTCATTGGATTTTGGTGAAGAATACACCGAGGAGCAGTGGGAAGATTTAGAGCGTGCTTTTGGTGTGTCACCCCAGCAGCACTTGGAGGAAAATCTTTGCACCGTTGCTATTGTTGGACGACCTAATGTTGGAAAATCAACTTTGGTTAATCGCTTTATCGGTCGTCGAGAAGCTGTTGTGGAGGATTTTCCAGGAGTCACACGCGATCGAATTTCCTACCTTTCAGATTGGGGCGGTCGTAGGTTTTGGGTGCAAGATACTGGTGGCTGGGATCCAAATGCTAAGGGAATTCATGGTGCTATTGCCCGGCAGGCAGAAGTAGCAATGGATACTGCAGATGTGATTGTCATGGTTGTTGATACCAAAGTAGGTATTACAGAAACTGATGCAGTCATGGCGCGTAATTTGCAGCGTTCTCAGGTTCCAGTGATTCTTGTGGCGAATAAGTTTGATTCTGAGACTCTCTATGGTGATATGGCAGAATTCTATGCATTGGGGCTAGGCGATCCTTGGCCAGTTTCGGCATTGCATGGTCGCGGTGGCGCTGATGTTTTAGAGGAAGTGCTGCGTTTATTTCCTGAACAACCTCGACAAACTTCTATTGTTGAAGGACCGCGTCGAGTAGCTTTGGTAGGAAAACCCAATGTGGGTAAGTCATCGTTGCTCAATAAAATAACGGGAGAAAACCGTTCAGTTGTTGACAATGTTGCTGGTACTACAGTTGATCCGGTTGACTCGCTAGTGCAATTGGAACAAAATCTGTGGAAGTTCATTGATACGGCAGGGTTACGTAAAAAAGTAAAAAATGCGCAAGGCCATGAGTATTATGCGTCTCTACGAACCCGTGGTGTGATTGATGCAGCTGAGGTATGTATTTTCATGATTGATTCCTCAGAACCAGTATCCGAACAGGATCAGCGCGTCTTGGGAATGATACTTGAAGCCGGTAAGGCGCTTGTCCTCGTCTTCAATAAATGGGATCTCATGGATGAGGATCGTAGATGGGAGTTGGATCGCGAGATCGATCAGCAGCTAAAACACATTCCCTGGGTAAAACGAGTCAATATCTCTGCAAAAACTGGACGTGCGCTGCAAAAACTTGAGCCATATATGATAGAAGCTCTAGAGAATTGGGATAAACGTGTTACTACCGGTCAGCTCAATAACTGGTTACGCGCTACTATCGCGCAAAACCCACCACCTATGAAATCAGGACGCGTGCCTCGTGTGCTTTTTGCTACTCAGGCTTCAACGCGCCCACCAGTTATTGTTCTGTTTACCACAGGGTTCTTAGACGCAGGCTATCGACGTTTTCTCGAGCGAAAATTCCGAGAGACATTTGGTTTTGAGGGAACACCAGTAAAAATTGCGGTTCGTGTTAGAGAACGCCGATCAAAGAAATAG
- a CDS encoding class I SAM-dependent methyltransferase, which yields MTFPFDSSTVTLTAPPISRKDQPKFHNEHQRKRSAQAFNHNSDLYDDIRPGYREELLDLLPRTPQKVIDLGCGTGKLSSLLASRDHDVIGIDPSMDMLRVFSRKMAMPCIQATAENTALRDHSVDVITCAQTWHWVDSSLASAECDRISTSNARLVLAWNSLDVTIPWVHRLSRIMHAGDTLKEGFYPHVETPWSLAQELRLRWNHNVVPEDIEKLVQTRSYWLRSNEHTRAKVMHNLQWYLYDHLQYEKGKSIQLPYRFDCFLYRKQ from the coding sequence ATGACCTTTCCCTTTGATTCATCTACAGTCACACTTACTGCCCCTCCTATTTCTCGAAAAGATCAGCCAAAATTTCATAATGAACACCAACGAAAGCGCTCAGCACAGGCTTTCAACCATAATTCGGATTTATACGATGACATTCGTCCAGGCTATCGTGAGGAACTGCTTGATCTACTACCGCGCACGCCACAGAAAGTCATAGATTTAGGCTGTGGAACAGGAAAACTGAGTAGTCTACTAGCAAGCAGGGATCATGACGTGATTGGTATTGATCCCAGCATGGATATGCTACGTGTATTTAGCAGGAAGATGGCTATGCCATGTATCCAAGCCACTGCAGAAAACACTGCTCTACGTGATCACAGCGTTGACGTTATCACGTGTGCACAAACATGGCACTGGGTCGATAGTTCATTAGCTTCAGCAGAATGCGATCGTATTTCGACAAGTAACGCTCGCTTAGTCCTGGCATGGAATAGTCTCGACGTAACAATTCCCTGGGTACATCGCCTTAGTCGTATTATGCACGCAGGTGATACCCTCAAAGAAGGGTTTTATCCGCACGTGGAAACTCCGTGGTCGCTAGCCCAAGAACTGCGATTGCGCTGGAACCACAACGTAGTTCCAGAGGATATAGAGAAGCTGGTACAAACTCGTAGTTATTGGCTACGATCAAATGAACATACTCGTGCAAAAGTTATGCACAATCTGCAGTGGTACCTCTATGACCACCTTCAATACGAAAAAGGGAAGTCAATACAACTTCCCTATCGCTTTGATTGCTTCCTTTATCGGAAACAATGA
- a CDS encoding alpha/beta fold hydrolase, producing the protein MHSISVKVPSSKGYQMAGTLDMPDTEPEAFAIFAHCFVGSRFTPAAARTSKQLAQMGIACLRFDFPGLGQSEGNFAETSFSENVEDIIAANNWLTQHYSAPQLLVGHSLGGAASLKAATKIKNLKAIATIGAPFDPAHAVLHFADRIGEVDEAGSVTLNLGGREIVMSREYLEDLAETNVESYLPKLRKPLLVMHSPIDQTVGIDNAIKIYTLTRYPKSLISLHKVDHLVTRPGAAQEAAKMIYTWVKQHIVPENTEYNSDVIPEGVAIATSTKAGKYTDIIRTGTRMLETDKEKAQGGKNLGYSPTSLIVSALAAATSQAIRHAAREGKITGLDDVQVSVSRTLSSDNKVHLRREITLIGQLTDEQRQELLTAASHNEVQDMLSGNTMIQDEIKK; encoded by the coding sequence GTGCATTCAATAAGTGTAAAGGTACCTTCTAGCAAGGGATATCAGATGGCTGGAACACTCGATATGCCTGATACTGAGCCAGAAGCCTTTGCCATTTTTGCTCATTGCTTCGTCGGATCACGTTTTACCCCAGCTGCTGCCCGAACCTCCAAACAACTAGCACAAATGGGTATTGCGTGCTTGCGCTTTGACTTTCCAGGTCTTGGACAATCAGAAGGAAATTTTGCCGAAACATCTTTCAGCGAAAACGTCGAAGATATTATTGCTGCAAACAACTGGCTTACGCAGCATTACTCAGCGCCACAGTTACTCGTTGGACATTCCCTTGGCGGCGCTGCGTCCTTGAAAGCTGCAACAAAAATCAAAAATCTCAAAGCAATAGCTACCATTGGTGCTCCATTTGATCCTGCTCACGCAGTGTTGCACTTTGCTGACCGTATCGGAGAAGTCGATGAAGCAGGTTCAGTAACACTCAACCTTGGCGGTCGTGAGATTGTCATGTCTCGTGAATACCTGGAAGATCTTGCAGAGACAAACGTCGAAAGCTATCTGCCGAAACTAAGAAAGCCACTCCTTGTGATGCATTCCCCTATTGATCAAACAGTGGGAATCGACAATGCCATTAAAATTTACACGCTGACTCGTTACCCTAAATCACTTATTAGCCTCCATAAGGTAGATCATTTGGTGACTCGCCCTGGTGCTGCGCAAGAAGCTGCAAAAATGATTTATACCTGGGTTAAGCAGCATATCGTTCCAGAAAATACCGAATACAACAGCGATGTCATTCCTGAAGGTGTTGCCATTGCTACTTCAACGAAGGCCGGAAAATACACAGATATTATCCGTACTGGTACTCGTATGCTGGAAACGGATAAAGAAAAAGCTCAAGGTGGAAAAAACCTAGGCTATAGCCCTACTTCGCTCATTGTCTCGGCTTTGGCAGCAGCAACTAGCCAGGCTATTCGTCATGCTGCACGGGAAGGAAAAATCACTGGCTTAGATGATGTACAGGTAAGTGTTTCGCGTACACTCAGCAGTGACAACAAAGTACACTTGCGACGAGAAATCACTCTGATTGGTCAATTGACTGATGAACAACGGCAGGAATTGCTTACAGCTGCTTCGCATAATGAGGTACAGGATATGCTTTCGGGCAATACTATGATCCAGGATGAAATAAAGAAGTAG
- the secA2 gene encoding accessory Sec system translocase SecA2 — MAGFDWFWKTMGARSGRNQKRSLSIVAQAQSRRSSLETLSDQQLRAQAHECIAGDKLIDPAQFLALLSIASQRTLSLVPFDVQLQAVLRLLEGDVIQMATGEGKTLVGAMANTGFALMNKRVHSITVNNYLAQRDATWVGPLAQFFGCSVAAISEEMDEQQRRKAYTADIVYASVNEIGFDVLRDQLIYSRSDAIQHGADIALVDEADSVLVDEALVPLVLAGSEDDHAPQEKITNAVRALKEKIHFDVDEDRRNVFLNEQGAKLIERNLGIENLYDEQHVGTTLVQVNLALHAHALLIKDVHYIVRDGKIALVDSSKGRVADLQRWPDGIQAAVEAKEGLNISQRGKVLDTITIQALMNRYGTVCGMTGTAVEATDQLRQFYDLRVSVIERAQPLVRIDEPDRIYATQEQKMRALVAEIKQIHATGQPILVGTLNVAQSEELAQLVREAGIEVSVLNAKNDEQEARIIAEAGDLGRVTISTQMAGRGTDIRLGGADEKDYDQVVQRGGLVVIGTSRHRTARLDNQLRGRAGRQGDPGRSVFFLSLEDDVLISGGAGEEITAYPDQEGRIDAKRIYDWVEHCQRVTEGQLLEIHAQTWRYNKLLADQRHIIDQRRSKLLDSDQAWVELSQRAPQRAQELTGHIAEDVLEQAAREIMLFHLDQCWSEHLAMMSDVRESIHLRAVARETPIDEYHRIAVREFKRLVHRAVDEAVVTFQKVLIDEDGAHLADVGLTRPSATWTYMVSDNPLSTFGQSFAKKMRETFR, encoded by the coding sequence ATGGCTGGATTTGATTGGTTCTGGAAAACGATGGGCGCGCGCTCAGGAAGGAACCAAAAGCGTAGTCTTTCCATCGTGGCTCAGGCCCAGTCACGACGCAGCAGCTTAGAAACATTAAGTGACCAGCAATTACGTGCACAGGCTCACGAATGTATCGCCGGAGATAAACTTATTGATCCAGCACAATTCCTGGCTTTATTATCTATTGCGTCACAGCGCACTTTGTCCCTTGTGCCTTTCGACGTCCAACTGCAGGCTGTTTTGAGATTGCTTGAGGGAGATGTAATCCAAATGGCAACAGGCGAAGGAAAGACTCTCGTAGGTGCTATGGCCAATACTGGTTTTGCCTTGATGAATAAACGAGTACATTCAATCACTGTCAATAATTACTTGGCACAGCGTGACGCCACATGGGTAGGTCCGTTAGCGCAATTCTTTGGTTGCAGCGTAGCAGCTATCAGTGAAGAAATGGACGAGCAGCAGCGTCGTAAAGCATATACTGCAGATATTGTTTATGCATCAGTCAATGAAATAGGTTTTGACGTCTTGCGTGATCAATTGATTTATAGTCGCAGCGATGCCATACAACATGGTGCCGATATTGCATTGGTTGATGAGGCAGACTCAGTTTTAGTTGACGAAGCATTAGTACCTCTTGTTTTAGCAGGCAGTGAGGATGACCATGCACCTCAGGAAAAAATTACTAACGCGGTACGTGCCCTCAAAGAGAAAATTCATTTCGATGTTGATGAGGATCGTCGCAATGTATTTCTTAATGAGCAGGGAGCAAAGCTCATAGAGCGTAATTTGGGCATCGAAAATCTTTATGACGAACAACACGTCGGTACAACATTAGTTCAGGTTAATTTAGCACTACATGCGCATGCCTTATTGATTAAAGACGTACATTATATCGTGCGTGATGGGAAAATAGCTCTTGTTGATTCTTCCAAGGGACGAGTTGCTGATTTACAGCGTTGGCCTGATGGTATCCAAGCGGCGGTAGAGGCGAAAGAAGGACTAAATATTAGCCAGCGTGGCAAAGTGCTCGACACAATCACGATTCAAGCATTAATGAATCGCTATGGCACAGTTTGTGGTATGACTGGAACCGCAGTAGAAGCAACAGATCAATTACGTCAATTCTATGATTTGCGTGTTTCTGTCATTGAGCGGGCTCAACCTTTAGTACGCATTGATGAACCTGATCGAATATATGCGACGCAAGAGCAAAAAATGCGTGCACTGGTTGCTGAAATTAAACAGATTCATGCCACTGGGCAGCCGATTCTGGTTGGTACGCTCAATGTCGCGCAGTCAGAGGAACTTGCGCAGTTGGTGCGAGAAGCCGGCATAGAGGTAAGTGTGCTCAACGCTAAAAACGATGAGCAAGAGGCACGCATCATTGCTGAGGCTGGTGACCTTGGTCGGGTGACTATCTCAACGCAAATGGCAGGTCGCGGTACTGATATCAGGCTTGGGGGAGCAGATGAAAAAGACTATGATCAGGTAGTTCAGCGTGGAGGTCTCGTAGTCATAGGTACCTCCCGGCATCGTACAGCGCGCTTGGATAATCAATTGCGCGGTCGGGCAGGTAGACAAGGCGATCCAGGTCGTTCCGTATTTTTTCTCAGTCTTGAAGATGATGTTCTCATAAGCGGAGGGGCTGGTGAAGAAATAACAGCATATCCTGATCAAGAAGGAAGAATAGACGCAAAGCGCATCTATGATTGGGTCGAGCATTGTCAACGAGTAACAGAAGGCCAATTGCTGGAAATCCATGCACAGACGTGGCGATATAATAAATTACTTGCTGATCAACGACATATTATTGATCAGCGTCGGAGCAAGCTGCTCGATAGCGATCAAGCATGGGTGGAATTATCGCAACGAGCACCGCAGCGCGCTCAAGAACTGACTGGTCATATCGCGGAAGATGTTTTAGAACAAGCTGCACGAGAAATTATGCTTTTCCACCTTGACCAGTGCTGGAGTGAGCATTTGGCTATGATGAGCGATGTTCGTGAATCGATACATTTGCGTGCTGTTGCGCGAGAAACTCCGATAGATGAATATCACCGAATAGCTGTCCGTGAGTTTAAGAGGCTGGTACACCGTGCAGTCGATGAAGCGGTTGTTACATTCCAAAAAGTGCTTATCGACGAAGATGGAGCGCATTTGGCTGATGTCGGTTTAACTCGGCCATCTGCAACATGGACATATATGGTCAGCGATAATCCTTTATCTACATTTGGTCAATCTTTTGCCAAGAAAATGCGTGAGACATTTCGATGA
- the odhI gene encoding oxoglutarate dehydrogenase inhibitor Odhl: protein MSDNTAAPEVQVETTSVFRADLLKEMENGAAAPATGANLTPPAGAGMLVVKRGPNAGARFLLDQPTTTAGRHPDSDIFLDDVTVSRRHAEFRLEDGVFQVVDVGSLNGTYVNREPRNAQQLSTGDEIQIGKFRLVFLAGAEE, encoded by the coding sequence ATGAGTGACAACACTGCTGCACCTGAGGTGCAAGTAGAGACTACATCAGTTTTTCGTGCTGATTTATTAAAGGAAATGGAAAATGGTGCAGCTGCACCAGCTACTGGTGCTAACCTTACCCCTCCTGCTGGTGCAGGCATGCTCGTGGTTAAGCGTGGTCCTAATGCTGGTGCACGTTTTTTGCTTGATCAACCTACTACGACAGCTGGTCGTCATCCCGATAGTGATATTTTCTTAGATGATGTTACTGTTTCTCGTCGGCATGCGGAATTTCGCCTTGAGGATGGAGTATTCCAGGTTGTTGACGTGGGAAGTCTCAATGGAACTTACGTCAATCGTGAGCCACGCAATGCACAACAGCTTTCTACTGGCGACGAGATACAAATCGGTAAGTTTCGTTTAGTTTTTCTAGCTGGTGCTGAAGAATAA